In the Mus pahari chromosome 19, PAHARI_EIJ_v1.1, whole genome shotgun sequence genome, one interval contains:
- the Irgc gene encoding interferon-inducible GTPase 5, producing the protein MATSRLPAVPEEETTILMAKEELEALRTAFESGDIPQAASRLRELLANSETTRLEVGVTGESGAGKSSLINALRGLGAEDPGAALTGVVETTMQPSPYPHPQFPDVTLWDLPGAGSPGCSADKYLKQVDFGRYDFFLLVSPRRCGAVESRLASEILRQGKKFYFVRTKVDEDLAATRSQRPSGFSEAAVLQEIRDHCAERLRAAGVNDPRIFLVSNLSPTRYDFPMLMTTWEHDLPAHRRHAGLLSLPDISLEALQKKKDMLQEQVLKTALVSGVIQALPVPGLAAAYDDALLIRSLRGYHRSFGLDDDSLAKLAEQVGKQAGDLRSVIRSPLANEVSPETVLRLYSQSSDGAMRVARAFERGIPVFGTLVAGGISFGTVYTMLQGCLNEMAEDAQRVRIKALEEDEPQGGEVSLEAAGDNLVEKRSTGEGTSEEAPLSTRRKLGLLLKYILDSWKRRDLSEDK; encoded by the coding sequence CCTGCGCACTGCTTTTGAGTCTGGCGATATCCCTCAGGCCGCCTCTCGCCTTCGGGAGCTACTGGCCAACTCAGAGACCACCCGGCTGGAAGTGGGCGTCACGGGCGAGTCGGGAGCCGGCAAGTCCTCCCTCATCAATGCCCTGCGCGGCCTGGGGGCCGAGGATCCTGGCGCAGCTCTCACTGGGGTCGTGGAGACCACCATGCAGCCTTCGCCCTACCCGCACCCGCAGTTTCCCGATGTGACCCTGTGGGACCTGCCGGGGGCCGGTTCTCCAGGCTGCTCAGCAGACAAGTAtctgaagcaggtggatttcggCCGCTATGACTTCTTCTTGCTCGTCTCCCCCCGTCGCTGTGGCGCTGTGGAGTCCCGCCTGGCTTCCGAGATCCTGCGCCAGGGGAAGAAGTTCTACTTTGTGCGCACCAAGGTGGACGAGGATCTGGCGGCCACCCGCAGCCAGAGGCCCTCGGGCTTCAGCGAGGCCGCGGTTCTCCAGGAGATCCGGGATCACTGCGCGGAGCGGCTGCGGGCAGCGGGCGTGAATGATCCCCGCATCTTCCTGGTGTCCAACCTGTCGCCAACCCGTTATGACTTCCCGATGCTCATGACCACCTGGGAGCACGACCTGCCCGCCCACCGTCGCCACGCCGGTCTGCTGTCCCTGCCTGACATCTCGCTGGAGGCTCTGCAGAAGAAGAAGGACATGCTACAAGAGCAGGTGCTTAAGACTGCCTTGGTATCTGGTGTCATCCAGGCCCTGCCGGTCCCCGGACTGGCAGCCGCCTACGACGACGCCTTGCTTATCCGCTCACTGCGGGGCTACCACCGCAGCTTTGGCCTAGACGACGACTCGCTGGCCAAGCTGGCCGAGCAGGTGGGCAAGCAGGCAGGGGACCTGCGCTCCGTCATCCGCTCCCCTCTGGCCAACGAGGTCTCACCAGAGACTGTCCTGAGACTCTACTCGCAGTCCTCAGATGGTGCCATGCGGGTGGCCCGTGCCTTTGAAAGGGGCATCCCTGTGTTCGGCACGCTAGTGGCCGGGGGTATCAGCTTCGGCACGGTCTACACCATGCTCCAGGGCTGTCTCAATGAGATGGCTGAGGACGCCCAACGCGTCCGCATCAAGGCTCTGGAGGAAGATGAGCCCCAGGGGGGCGAGGTGAGCTTGGAGGCGGCTGGTGACAATTTAGTGGAAAAGCGGAGTACTGGGGAAGGAACCAGCGAGGAAGCCCCGCTGTCCACCCGCAGGAAGCTCGGCCTCCTCCTCAAGTACATTCTTGACAGCTGGAAGAGGCGCGACTTGTCAGAAGACAAATAA